One Methanobacterium sp. genomic region harbors:
- the minD gene encoding cell division ATPase MinD, producing the protein MARVIVVASGKGGVGKTTIAANLGIALSLQGEEVVVLDLDVAMANLELILGLENQPVTLQDVLAGRDMIHNAIYEGPGGVKIVPAGLSLYGLKDMKLERLEEVLETLTEDIDILLIDAPGGLERDALAALQVSNELVLVTTPEITSLSDALKTKIVAEKIGMEILGVVINKERSGKEFLTPDEIQTILNIPVIAIIPEDRELNIASASGNSILEKNPKSDTSKLILGLASRVIGKYSLENDLSSKGIVSKFFQTVFSKYLNVNKS; encoded by the coding sequence ATGGCGAGAGTAATAGTAGTGGCTTCAGGAAAAGGAGGGGTCGGGAAGACAACCATAGCAGCTAATCTTGGAATAGCTCTTTCTCTTCAGGGAGAAGAAGTTGTAGTCCTTGATTTAGATGTTGCAATGGCTAATTTAGAATTGATTCTAGGTTTAGAAAATCAACCAGTGACCTTACAGGATGTCCTGGCCGGAAGAGATATGATACATAATGCAATATATGAAGGCCCAGGCGGAGTAAAAATTGTTCCTGCAGGACTCTCACTTTATGGTCTTAAAGACATGAAACTAGAAAGACTTGAAGAAGTCTTGGAAACACTTACTGAAGATATAGATATACTACTTATAGATGCACCCGGCGGGCTTGAAAGGGATGCACTGGCAGCATTACAGGTTTCAAATGAACTAGTTCTTGTTACAACACCTGAAATTACTTCTTTAAGCGATGCTCTAAAGACAAAAATTGTTGCAGAGAAAATTGGAATGGAGATACTTGGGGTAGTTATTAACAAAGAAAGAAGTGGTAAAGAATTTTTAACTCCTGATGAAATCCAGACCATCCTTAACATACCAGTAATTGCAATCATTCCAGAAGATAGGGAGTTAAATATAGCATCTGCGTCAGGAAATTCGATTTTAGAAAAAAATCCTAAATCAGATACATCAAAGTTAATTTTAGGGCTTGCTTCAAGAGTTATTGGAAAATACAGCCTTGAAAATGATTTATCAAGTAAAGGAATTGTTTCTAAATTTTTCCAGACTGTTTTCAGCAAATATTTAAATGTAAACAAATCTTAA
- a CDS encoding response regulator, with the protein MEILLVEDNAADVRLIKEIFKDFTTLNKMHVVNNGITAMDFLYKKGEYKNAPRPDLVLLDLNLPRKDGREVLVEIKEDENLKSIPVIILTTSSAPEDISETYNYANSFITKPANLDSFIKVLKSLEDFWIDMIKQSS; encoded by the coding sequence GTGGAAATTTTATTGGTTGAAGATAATGCGGCTGATGTACGCTTAATAAAGGAAATATTTAAGGATTTTACAACATTGAATAAAATGCATGTTGTAAACAATGGTATAACAGCTATGGATTTTTTATATAAGAAAGGAGAATATAAAAATGCTCCTCGGCCAGATTTGGTATTACTTGATCTTAATCTACCGCGTAAGGATGGCCGTGAAGTCCTTGTAGAAATAAAGGAAGATGAAAATTTAAAATCTATTCCAGTTATAATTTTAACCACATCCAGTGCTCCTGAAGATATCTCCGAAACATATAACTATGCTAATTCTTTTATAACCAAACCTGCAAATCTTGATAGCTTTATCAAAGTTTTAAAAAGCCTTGAAGATTTCTGGATAGATATGATAAAACAGTCCTCATAA
- a CDS encoding HEAT repeat domain-containing protein — MANEIDTIIKNLKDGDVERRKEAAEEIGKSGDSNGIEPLIGAFSDESPAVRFQAAKSLGEIGNPAIEPLIEALKNDNEGKIKKYITLALKDIGDVSVVDTLIDVLNDDDFAVRKFAAKALGEIGDKKALEPLVESLTDEDWGVKVATLKALGDLGDERAIDPIKKARRAATGDKDLKKVANKALKRIGK, encoded by the coding sequence ATGGCGAATGAAATTGATACCATCATAAAAAATTTAAAAGATGGCGATGTAGAAAGGCGAAAGGAAGCAGCAGAAGAAATTGGTAAATCAGGAGATTCAAATGGAATTGAACCTCTTATTGGAGCTTTTAGCGATGAAAGCCCTGCAGTTAGGTTCCAAGCTGCTAAATCTCTTGGAGAAATAGGGAATCCTGCAATAGAGCCATTGATAGAAGCTTTAAAAAATGATAACGAAGGAAAAATAAAAAAATATATCACTCTTGCCCTTAAAGACATCGGTGATGTCAGCGTTGTTGATACATTAATTGATGTTTTAAATGATGACGACTTTGCAGTTCGAAAATTTGCGGCAAAGGCTTTAGGGGAAATAGGGGATAAAAAAGCTCTGGAACCTCTTGTTGAATCATTGACTGATGAAGATTGGGGTGTTAAAGTAGCTACACTTAAAGCCCTTGGTGATCTTGGTGATGAAAGAGCTATAGATCCAATTAAAAAAGCAAGAAGGGCTGCTACTGGAGATAAAGACCTTAAAAAAGTTGCAAACAAAGCTTTAAAGAGAATAGGTAAATAA
- a CDS encoding glutaredoxin family protein, with protein MAKVKMYTLSTCPWCKKTKEFFKDHNIPFEYTDFDLADDKERTKILDEMREYGANGFPFVKIGDKIVVGYKPNDYSYLMGLND; from the coding sequence ATGGCGAAAGTCAAAATGTATACTTTAAGCACCTGCCCTTGGTGTAAAAAGACAAAAGAATTCTTTAAAGATCACAACATACCTTTTGAATACACTGATTTTGATTTAGCAGATGATAAAGAGCGTACAAAAATACTAGATGAAATGCGTGAGTATGGCGCTAACGGATTTCCTTTTGTAAAAATTGGAGATAAAATAGTCGTAGGGTATAAACCAAACGATTATTCGTACTTAATGGGATTAAATGACTGA
- a CDS encoding MFS transporter, translated as MEHKLNWIIFTLALGMFLWSFSAGIVNISLPTISQYLDISTDMVSLIVIIHLITLISFLLVFGRIGDITGYKKIFVMGISIFTIGSYFCGISLDFVSLIIFRIIQGIGSAMLLSMVPAIISTVFPPRMRGKVFGYISLTTTLGLSSGYGVGGYVTQYMGWNWIFLMVVPVGIIATIFAVKVLPSQETMVQNVKFDVIGALLIGLTILTFIMPFNIEENLGWGFTSIVITCVISLILGITFVIWELKHPEPLLDLSILKNVYITLSLLAGFIATLVLTGTIYLLPFYLELIMGYSSDFAGLIILIPSLVVIFIGPLSGYISDNFGSRIPTIIACITLIMAIILLYRLNQTVGILFIFTALGIRALSEGMFTPANNKTVMSHSPQEKVGSVSSLLNTARYMGLVMGIVVFNEIFVTTISNEITDLIGIPSTGAFQFSAPIGILLNGFQNAFILGIAMSVLILIFSILTKENKEYDEEEDYLVDLDSLKKYKEGLL; from the coding sequence TTGGAACACAAATTAAACTGGATTATATTTACTCTGGCACTTGGAATGTTTTTATGGTCATTTAGTGCAGGTATTGTAAACATTTCATTGCCTACCATCTCTCAATATTTAGATATAAGTACAGATATGGTTTCATTAATAGTAATTATTCATCTTATTACACTTATAAGCTTTTTACTTGTTTTTGGACGTATAGGTGATATTACAGGTTATAAAAAAATTTTTGTAATGGGAATTTCCATATTTACTATTGGATCCTATTTTTGTGGTATATCCCTCGATTTTGTTTCATTAATTATATTTAGAATAATTCAGGGCATAGGATCTGCAATGCTGCTTTCTATGGTGCCTGCAATTATATCAACAGTATTTCCTCCTAGAATGAGGGGAAAAGTTTTTGGTTATATTTCGCTCACCACAACCCTTGGCCTTTCATCAGGATATGGGGTGGGAGGATACGTAACACAATATATGGGATGGAACTGGATTTTTTTAATGGTCGTGCCCGTGGGTATAATTGCAACTATTTTTGCTGTTAAAGTACTCCCTTCACAGGAAACAATGGTCCAAAATGTGAAATTTGATGTTATTGGCGCTTTATTAATAGGTTTAACTATTTTAACATTTATTATGCCTTTTAACATAGAAGAAAATCTTGGATGGGGGTTCACCTCTATAGTTATAACCTGTGTTATATCCCTGATCCTGGGAATTACTTTTGTTATATGGGAATTAAAACATCCCGAGCCTCTACTAGATCTTTCCATTTTAAAAAATGTTTATATTACTCTTTCCCTTCTTGCAGGATTTATAGCTACTCTTGTCCTTACTGGAACAATTTATCTTCTACCATTCTATCTTGAACTTATTATGGGCTATTCTTCAGATTTTGCAGGTCTTATAATTTTGATTCCCTCTCTTGTAGTTATTTTTATAGGGCCTTTATCAGGATATATCTCTGATAACTTTGGATCACGTATACCTACTATTATTGCTTGTATAACTCTTATTATGGCTATTATTCTATTATATCGTTTAAATCAAACAGTAGGAATACTATTTATATTCACTGCTCTTGGAATAAGGGCACTTTCAGAAGGTATGTTTACCCCTGCAAACAACAAAACAGTGATGAGCCACAGTCCCCAAGAAAAAGTAGGTTCTGTTTCAAGTCTTTTAAATACAGCCAGATATATGGGTCTTGTAATGGGAATTGTTGTTTTTAACGAAATATTCGTTACTACAATAAGTAATGAAATCACTGATCTAATAGGAATCCCTTCTACTGGTGCATTTCAATTCAGTGCTCCCATTGGAATTCTTTTAAATGGATTTCAAAATGCATTCATTCTGGGCATAGCAATGAGTGTTTTAATTCTTATATTCAGCATATTAACGAAAGAAAACAAGGAATATGACGAAGAAGAAGACTACTTAGTAGACTTAGACTCACTTAAAAAATATAAAGAGGGATTGCTGTAG
- a CDS encoding response regulator yields MNTIGLTEILLIEDNPDESKLIAKILDKNTSNIHITQIEDGLNAINYLNKKDAYKNCKTPSLILLDLNLPGKDGREVLKEIKTDDQLKHIPVIVLTNSDDDNDILKSYEHYANAYITKSTNFDEFNKDIEVFKEYWLNNAILPLFKDSN; encoded by the coding sequence ATGAATACGATAGGACTTACTGAAATATTATTGATAGAAGATAATCCAGATGAATCAAAATTAATAGCTAAAATTCTAGACAAAAATACGAGCAATATTCATATTACTCAAATTGAAGACGGATTAAATGCTATAAATTATTTAAATAAAAAAGACGCGTATAAAAACTGTAAAACACCTTCTTTAATTTTATTAGATTTAAATTTACCTGGTAAAGATGGGCGGGAAGTGCTTAAAGAAATTAAAACAGATGATCAACTAAAACATATTCCAGTAATTGTTTTAACAAACTCTGATGATGATAATGATATATTGAAGTCATATGAGCATTATGCCAATGCTTACATAACCAAATCTACAAATTTTGATGAGTTTAATAAAGATATAGAAGTTTTTAAAGAGTACTGGCTAAATAATGCTATTTTACCGCTTTTTAAGGATTCGAATTGA
- the msrB gene encoding peptide-methionine (R)-S-oxide reductase MsrB, with the protein MKTDPEKIRIYSSKTGKVELMEKVEKTDDEWKGILTSQQFDVARKKGTELAFTGKYHDCHEDGIYKCVCCDIDLFDSKTKFESGTGWPSFWEPIAEENVKAETDKSHNMIRTEVLCALCDAHLGHVFDDGPPPTGKRYCMNSASLKFVKR; encoded by the coding sequence ATGAAAACTGATCCAGAAAAAATCAGGATTTATTCATCTAAAACTGGAAAAGTAGAACTGATGGAAAAAGTAGAAAAAACTGATGACGAGTGGAAAGGAATACTTACTTCCCAACAGTTTGATGTAGCAAGGAAAAAAGGCACTGAACTGGCATTTACTGGAAAATATCATGATTGTCATGAAGATGGAATCTACAAGTGCGTGTGCTGTGACATTGATTTGTTTGACTCCAAAACAAAATTTGAATCTGGAACTGGTTGGCCCAGCTTCTGGGAACCTATCGCAGAAGAAAATGTGAAAGCAGAAACAGATAAAAGCCATAATATGATTCGAACTGAAGTTTTATGTGCCCTTTGTGACGCTCATCTGGGCCATGTATTTGATGACGGCCCCCCTCCAACAGGAAAAAGATACTGTATGAATTCAGCATCTTTAAAATTTGTTAAAAGATAA
- a CDS encoding response regulator → MDIEPNDETVNILLIEDNHTDIRMIKEIFKEFKTKTKIHSITNGIEALKYLNKKEKYQNKADPDLILLDLNIPLIDGFKVLKEIKSNDKLKKLPVIVLTTSHNPEDFLKACKLQVDCFMNKPLCFDEYNILLHHIEECWLKFLKKNRK, encoded by the coding sequence ATGGATATTGAACCAAATGACGAAACAGTTAACATCTTATTAATTGAAGATAATCACACTGACATAAGGATGATAAAGGAAATATTCAAAGAATTTAAAACAAAAACAAAAATACATTCAATTACAAACGGTATTGAAGCTTTAAAATATCTAAACAAAAAAGAAAAATACCAAAATAAAGCAGACCCTGATTTAATATTACTTGATTTAAATATTCCATTAATTGATGGGTTTAAAGTTTTAAAAGAAATAAAAAGTAATGATAAATTAAAAAAGTTACCTGTAATTGTTTTAACTACATCACACAATCCAGAAGACTTCTTAAAAGCCTGTAAACTACAAGTGGATTGTTTTATGAATAAACCATTGTGTTTTGATGAATATAATATACTATTACATCATATTGAAGAGTGTTGGCTTAAATTTTTGAAAAAAAATAGGAAGTAG
- a CDS encoding TATA-box-binding protein, translating to MTDVPIKVENIVASATLGKSIELPKVALALEGVEYNSEKFPGLVYKLKEPKTAALIFGSGKLVGTGAKTTKDSIKSLNIIVDKMRVLDADIPKEFEITIQNIVASANLGKTLNLEAVALDLENTEYEPEQFPGLVYRVEDPKVVLLLFGSGKVVCTGAKNIDAAQLGVEKTKERLGELDLI from the coding sequence TTGACAGATGTACCAATTAAAGTTGAAAATATTGTAGCTTCTGCAACTCTTGGAAAGTCAATTGAACTGCCCAAAGTAGCTCTGGCACTAGAAGGTGTTGAATATAACTCAGAAAAGTTTCCAGGGCTTGTTTACAAGCTTAAAGAACCTAAAACAGCAGCTCTTATATTTGGATCAGGAAAACTAGTGGGTACTGGTGCAAAAACTACAAAAGATTCAATTAAATCTCTAAATATTATTGTAGACAAAATGAGGGTGCTAGATGCAGATATACCAAAAGAATTCGAAATTACAATACAGAATATCGTTGCCTCTGCAAATCTAGGAAAAACATTAAACCTTGAAGCAGTAGCATTAGATTTGGAGAATACAGAATATGAGCCAGAACAATTTCCGGGCTTAGTTTACAGAGTTGAAGACCCTAAAGTTGTATTATTATTGTTCGGTTCAGGGAAAGTAGTGTGCACTGGTGCAAAGAACATTGATGCTGCTCAGCTTGGTGTTGAAAAAACGAAGGAAAGATTGGGTGAACTGGATTTAATTTAA
- a CDS encoding carbon-nitrogen hydrolase family protein — translation MKNQFKLALCQMKVIDNKDSNIKNALDMIKTAALNKSDLVILPEMFNCPYANDKFREYAEEKKNSKTLKSISKVAKSLNLYIIAGSIPELDGDKLYNSSFIFNRNGEIIGYHRKMHLFDIDIPGKISFKESDTLSAGNQITLIDTELCKIGVAICYDIRFPELSRLMALEGAELIVIPGAFNMTTGPAHWETLIRGRAIDNQLYVAAASPARNEKLSYVAYGNSMVADPWGDILARASEKEEVIYADIKLSRIKEIREELPVLKGRREDIYNLIKK, via the coding sequence ATGAAAAATCAGTTTAAACTTGCTTTATGCCAGATGAAAGTCATTGATAATAAAGATTCCAATATAAAGAATGCTTTAGACATGATTAAGACTGCAGCTCTAAATAAGAGTGATTTGGTAATTTTACCTGAAATGTTCAATTGCCCCTATGCTAACGATAAGTTTAGAGAATATGCAGAAGAAAAGAAAAACAGTAAAACCCTTAAATCCATTTCTAAAGTGGCAAAATCTTTAAATCTTTATATCATAGCAGGTTCAATACCGGAATTAGATGGGGACAAATTATACAATTCCAGTTTTATATTTAATAGAAATGGAGAAATAATTGGATATCACAGGAAAATGCACCTTTTTGATATTGATATTCCTGGAAAAATTAGTTTTAAAGAATCAGACACATTAAGTGCAGGCAATCAAATAACCTTAATTGATACTGAACTCTGCAAAATTGGAGTAGCAATATGTTACGATATAAGATTCCCTGAGCTTTCAAGACTTATGGCCTTAGAAGGGGCAGAATTAATTGTCATACCTGGAGCATTCAACATGACCACAGGCCCTGCACACTGGGAAACTTTAATTAGAGGAAGAGCAATCGATAATCAACTTTATGTAGCTGCTGCATCGCCAGCTAGAAATGAAAAACTGTCATATGTTGCATACGGTAATTCCATGGTTGCTGATCCATGGGGTGATATTTTAGCTAGAGCTAGTGAGAAAGAAGAAGTAATTTATGCTGATATAAAATTATCAAGGATTAAAGAAATACGCGAAGAATTACCTGTATTAAAGGGCAGACGTGAAGATATCTATAATTTAATAAAAAAATAA
- a CDS encoding nucleoside deaminase yields the protein MEKDHKFMNEAIIEAKKSLKEGGIPIGAVLVENDEIIGRGHNRLLQKDSSILHGEMDCIENAGKLKGEDYKSCILYTTLSPCEMCSGTILLYKIPKVVMGENKTLKGPEDYLKENSVELINLDLKECKDIMKEFIKRNPEIWDAEIDRVI from the coding sequence GTGGAAAAAGATCATAAATTCATGAATGAAGCAATTATAGAAGCAAAAAAGAGCTTGAAAGAAGGCGGAATTCCAATTGGTGCTGTTTTAGTTGAAAATGATGAGATAATTGGTCGCGGACATAACAGATTACTTCAGAAAGACTCTTCAATTTTGCATGGAGAAATGGACTGTATTGAAAATGCTGGAAAATTAAAAGGAGAAGATTACAAAAGCTGCATACTTTATACCACTTTATCCCCATGTGAAATGTGTTCTGGAACCATATTACTTTATAAAATTCCAAAGGTCGTAATGGGAGAAAATAAAACACTTAAGGGACCTGAAGATTATTTAAAAGAGAACAGTGTTGAATTAATTAATTTAGATTTAAAAGAATGTAAGGATATTATGAAGGAATTCATTAAAAGAAATCCTGAAATTTGGGATGCAGAAATAGATAGAGTAATTTAA
- a CDS encoding ABC transporter substrate-binding protein, giving the protein MNKKIGALIIIFLVAATAYGTYNYIVTSHKTIVVGYLQSDHDSALFVANAKNMFEKEGLVVSLVPFRSGPDLINAAKLGKIDIGYCGIAPVTLAINNGTAIKIVASVNQEGSGIVVGNSTNITNISDLKGKTIAIPKVNSVQDVLLTYWLFQYNISRNEVNITESEVPFMPRSLLFKKFDGYIAWEPYVSVASVEGDGEILTYSKKDNWKDFPCCVVIATDSFIKDQPVALRKFLKVHAEATNYVNSHKDETALIVSQKLGTSVQIEKQSLKNVAFNIPSSNEFKRSVFKFIDIQKQLGYIKNNVSNVSYFNFNFWPTKSSGF; this is encoded by the coding sequence ATGAATAAAAAGATAGGGGCTTTAATAATTATTTTCTTAGTTGCAGCAACTGCATATGGAACCTATAATTACATTGTAACTTCGCATAAAACCATTGTAGTTGGATATCTACAAAGTGATCATGATTCCGCACTATTTGTAGCAAATGCAAAGAATATGTTTGAAAAAGAAGGATTAGTAGTCAGTTTAGTCCCATTTAGATCAGGCCCAGATCTTATAAATGCAGCTAAGTTAGGTAAAATAGATATTGGTTATTGTGGAATTGCTCCTGTAACCCTGGCTATAAATAATGGAACAGCTATAAAAATCGTTGCATCTGTAAACCAGGAAGGAAGTGGAATAGTAGTAGGAAATAGTACAAATATAACTAATATCTCTGATTTAAAAGGTAAGACTATAGCAATACCTAAAGTAAACTCAGTACAGGATGTGTTATTGACTTACTGGTTGTTCCAATATAATATTAGTAGAAATGAAGTAAATATAACTGAATCAGAAGTACCATTTATGCCAAGATCTTTACTGTTTAAAAAATTTGATGGGTATATAGCATGGGAACCTTATGTATCTGTTGCAAGTGTAGAAGGTGATGGAGAAATACTTACATATTCCAAAAAGGATAACTGGAAAGATTTCCCATGTTGCGTTGTCATAGCAACAGACAGCTTTATAAAAGATCAACCGGTTGCTTTAAGAAAATTTCTGAAGGTACATGCAGAAGCAACTAACTATGTAAATTCACATAAGGACGAAACTGCCTTGATAGTCTCCCAAAAACTTGGTACAAGTGTTCAAATTGAAAAACAATCATTAAAAAATGTTGCATTTAATATACCGTCTTCTAATGAATTTAAAAGAAGTGTCTTTAAGTTTATAGATATTCAAAAGCAGTTAGGATACATAAAAAATAATGTATCAAACGTATCCTATTTTAATTTTAATTTCTGGCCTACTAAATCATCAGGTTTTTAA